A genome region from Aestuariivirga litoralis includes the following:
- a CDS encoding type II secretion system F family protein, with protein sequence MFSDLISLVTQTEGLVILFASLAAFATAYTIVSPYLETDKLGARVKIVSSERDRLRAAQKATLELSTTRLREKKNVGIYAQLVAKLNLRKAFEAEGTMDMLKSAGLRRERHLTMFLALRAIVPIVGAIGVLVYTSSVTGSTMTLSMRLLCVMGAIIFGSYIPGIVVRNISSKRAKSIKKGWSDALDLMLICIESGMALEPAMQRVAKEIGTQSIPLAEEMQLTVAELAYLPDRRKALENLAKRTNLETVKSVVTALIQSERYGTPLGSALRVLAEENRKERMAEAERKAAALSPKLTVPMILFFLPVIFIVILGPSVIMVMAIKH encoded by the coding sequence ATGTTCTCAGATCTCATTTCACTCGTGACCCAAACCGAAGGCCTAGTCATTCTGTTTGCCTCGCTGGCAGCCTTCGCCACCGCTTACACAATCGTTTCGCCCTATCTTGAAACCGACAAATTGGGTGCGCGCGTCAAGATCGTATCTTCGGAACGTGATCGACTGCGTGCCGCGCAGAAGGCCACGCTTGAACTTTCAACCACGCGCCTGCGTGAAAAGAAAAACGTCGGCATCTATGCTCAGCTTGTGGCCAAGCTTAATCTGCGTAAAGCCTTCGAAGCCGAAGGCACGATGGACATGCTGAAGTCGGCGGGCCTGCGCCGCGAACGCCACTTGACGATGTTCCTGGCTCTGCGCGCAATTGTTCCGATTGTCGGCGCCATTGGCGTGCTGGTTTATACGTCCAGTGTGACCGGCAGCACCATGACACTCAGCATGCGTTTGCTCTGTGTGATGGGTGCCATTATTTTCGGCTCCTATATTCCCGGCATCGTGGTCAGGAACATTTCGTCCAAGCGGGCCAAATCCATTAAAAAGGGCTGGTCTGATGCACTGGACTTGATGCTCATCTGTATTGAGTCCGGCATGGCGCTGGAGCCCGCCATGCAGCGCGTCGCCAAAGAAATCGGCACGCAGTCCATTCCGTTGGCCGAGGAAATGCAGCTCACCGTGGCCGAATTGGCCTATCTGCCAGACCGCCGCAAGGCGCTGGAAAACCTGGCCAAGCGCACCAATCTGGAAACCGTGAAATCAGTGGTGACCGCGCTGATCCAGTCGGAACGCTATGGTACGCCACTGGGTTCAGCCTTGCGTGTTCTTGCTGAAGAAAACCGCAAAGAACGCATGGCTGAAGCCGAGCGTAAGGCCGCAGCCCTGTCACCTAAACTGACCGTGCCGATGATCCTGTTCTTCCTGCCGGTGATTTTCATCGTCATTCTGGGCCCATCCGTCATCATGGTCATGGCGATCAAGCACTAG
- a CDS encoding type II secretion system F family protein — protein sequence MFFGDDLTGTVFILVVAVAAGGLIFAILFPLFSGSPATSRVKAVANNSRIDGGGKARRNAEENKDSRRKQIQDSLDQVAGKKKRLNLTERLEQAGLEISPRTFILFSAVSGFMLAAGSFVFGAPLWAVGLIGFTGVFGLPRWVLGYLRGRRQNKFLNDFADAIDVLVRGLRSGLPVNEAMKIIATEQGPPVGPEFVEVVEGQRVGITIDQGIERMTQRIPLPEVNFLAIVMAIQSKSGGNLSEALSNLSKVLRDRKKMKQKIRSVSQEAKSSAAIIGSLPFIVCGMMAFFNPNYLAPLFNTSTGHMLLIGSGVWMCIGILIMRKMINFEI from the coding sequence ATGTTCTTTGGAGATGACCTGACAGGCACCGTTTTCATCCTGGTTGTCGCGGTAGCGGCAGGCGGGCTGATTTTCGCCATTCTGTTTCCGCTGTTCAGCGGCTCTCCCGCCACCAGCCGCGTAAAGGCTGTCGCCAACAATTCACGCATCGACGGTGGTGGCAAGGCGCGCCGCAATGCCGAGGAAAACAAGGATTCTCGCCGAAAGCAAATTCAGGACAGTCTCGATCAGGTGGCTGGCAAGAAGAAGCGCCTCAACCTGACAGAACGTCTCGAACAGGCGGGTCTTGAGATTTCACCGCGCACATTTATCCTGTTCTCTGCAGTGTCGGGCTTCATGCTGGCCGCCGGGTCCTTCGTTTTTGGTGCGCCACTGTGGGCCGTGGGCTTGATCGGCTTTACCGGTGTATTCGGCTTGCCGCGCTGGGTGCTGGGCTATCTGCGTGGCCGCCGCCAGAACAAGTTCCTCAACGATTTCGCTGATGCGATCGACGTACTGGTGCGTGGCCTGCGTTCTGGTCTGCCGGTGAACGAAGCGATGAAGATCATCGCCACTGAACAGGGCCCGCCTGTAGGTCCGGAATTTGTCGAAGTGGTGGAAGGCCAACGCGTAGGCATCACCATCGATCAGGGCATTGAGCGCATGACCCAGCGTATTCCTTTGCCGGAAGTGAACTTCCTGGCCATCGTGATGGCCATTCAATCCAAGAGCGGCGGCAATCTCTCGGAAGCTTTGAGCAACCTCTCAAAGGTGCTGCGTGACCGCAAGAAGATGAAGCAGAAGATCAGGTCCGTGTCGCAGGAAGCCAAGTCTTCCGCCGCCATCATCGGCTCATTGCCTTTCATCGTCTGCGGCATGATGGCCTTCTTCAATCCGAATTATCTGGCACCTTTGTTCAACACCTCCACCGGGCATATGCTGCTGATCGGCAGCGGTGTATGGATGTGCATCGGTATTCTGATCATGCGCAAAATGATCAATTTCGAGATCTGA